In the genome of Bradyrhizobium sp. CIAT3101, one region contains:
- a CDS encoding putative FMN-dependent luciferase-like monooxygenase: MKRFANLKRLGFFTRLLDEAPPAERYRFAAEQIVRAEKAGLDSAWIAQHHFHEREGGLPSPFTFLGYVAAQTSRIRLGTGIVTLPLESAVRVAEDAAVLDLLCNGRFELGVGTGGNPSAFAAFGLDGTQRNEIFARNLEVVRKALTGKQLDGGDTLYPQRPQLDKRIWQATFSVAGGARAGKAGDGLLLSRTQPRAKDAPKATLAEIQNSIIDAYLAALPPGAEPRIMASRSVFVADDHREALRLADIGLRRALPQFMKGGHLPPGETLEEMITAFDTHVGGADEVIASLRTDATLERVTDLVFQVHSVDAPHPYVLRSIELVADKVAPALGWTRTAPEVALAG, translated from the coding sequence ATGAAACGCTTTGCAAACCTGAAACGCCTGGGCTTCTTCACGCGGCTGCTCGACGAGGCGCCGCCGGCGGAGCGATATCGCTTCGCCGCCGAACAGATCGTCCGGGCCGAGAAGGCCGGTCTCGATTCCGCGTGGATCGCGCAGCACCATTTTCACGAGCGCGAGGGCGGGCTGCCGTCGCCCTTCACCTTCCTCGGCTATGTCGCGGCCCAGACCTCGCGCATTCGCCTTGGTACCGGCATCGTCACCTTGCCGCTGGAGAGCGCGGTGCGGGTGGCGGAGGACGCCGCTGTGCTCGATCTGCTCTGCAACGGCCGGTTCGAGCTCGGTGTCGGCACCGGGGGCAACCCGTCCGCGTTTGCCGCCTTTGGCCTCGACGGCACCCAGCGCAACGAGATTTTCGCGCGCAATCTCGAGGTGGTCCGTAAGGCGCTGACCGGCAAGCAGCTCGACGGCGGCGATACGCTCTATCCGCAGCGGCCGCAATTGGACAAGCGCATCTGGCAGGCGACATTCTCGGTGGCGGGCGGCGCGCGCGCCGGCAAGGCCGGCGACGGCCTGCTGCTCTCGCGCACCCAGCCGCGGGCCAAGGACGCGCCGAAGGCGACGCTTGCCGAGATTCAGAACTCGATCATCGATGCCTATCTTGCGGCGCTGCCGCCGGGTGCCGAGCCGCGCATCATGGCGTCGCGCAGCGTGTTCGTTGCCGACGATCATCGCGAGGCTTTGAGGCTCGCCGATATCGGGCTGCGCCGCGCGCTTCCGCAGTTCATGAAAGGCGGTCACCTTCCTCCGGGCGAGACGCTGGAGGAGATGATCACGGCGTTTGATACCCATGTCGGCGGCGCCGACGAGGTCATTGCCTCGCTGCGCACCGACGCGACGCTGGAGCGGGTGACCGATCTGGTGTTCCAGGTTCACTCGGTCGATGCGCCGCATCCTTACGTCCTGCGCTCGATCGAACTCGTGGCCGACAAGGTCGCGCCGGCGCTGGGCTGGACCCGGACCGCGCCCGAAGTGGCGCTGGCGGGCTAG
- a CDS encoding DUF1330 domain-containing protein: MSAYWCARVHVTDPETYGKYAALAGPAIEKHGGVFLARGGKQVILEGGNYERSIVARFPSLDAAVNCYNSPEYSEALKYTIGTSERHMVAVEGLD, encoded by the coding sequence ATGTCTGCCTATTGGTGCGCGCGCGTTCACGTGACCGATCCCGAAACTTACGGAAAGTATGCCGCTCTCGCCGGCCCCGCGATCGAGAAGCATGGCGGCGTGTTTCTTGCGCGCGGCGGCAAGCAGGTGATCCTCGAGGGCGGCAACTACGAACGCAGCATCGTTGCGCGCTTCCCGAGCCTCGACGCCGCGGTGAACTGCTACAACTCGCCCGAATATTCGGAGGCGCTCAAATACACCATCGGCACGTCCGAGCGCCACATGGTGGCGGTCGAGGGACTCGACTAG
- a CDS encoding CMD domain protein produces the protein MATTDIIDKLAGIEPGSALDAIRAKRLQARENAQKSYLSLFEPIDAGDFSLVERAAVAAFVTGLHGESPVATFYRDKLAASAGGAALLEAIDAEIARGRTSGPYGSFPAGPLSVENTAGLIYRVSAASKSVLGARLVAALEHAHLLVFRPRDAASTDMKALLAAGWSNTGIVTFSQLVAFLSFQVRVVSGLRTLAAANA, from the coding sequence ATGGCGACGACGGATATCATCGATAAACTTGCCGGGATCGAACCGGGCTCAGCTCTGGACGCTATTCGCGCCAAGCGCCTGCAGGCGCGCGAGAACGCGCAAAAGAGCTATCTCTCTCTGTTCGAGCCGATCGACGCCGGCGATTTCTCGCTTGTCGAGCGCGCCGCGGTCGCGGCCTTCGTGACCGGGCTCCACGGCGAATCCCCCGTCGCGACCTTCTATCGCGACAAGCTCGCGGCGAGTGCGGGTGGCGCGGCGCTGCTTGAAGCGATCGACGCCGAGATTGCGCGCGGCAGGACCTCGGGGCCGTATGGCTCGTTTCCTGCCGGTCCGCTGTCGGTCGAGAACACGGCCGGCCTGATTTATCGCGTCAGCGCGGCGAGCAAGTCCGTTCTCGGCGCCCGGCTCGTCGCGGCCCTCGAGCACGCGCATCTGCTGGTGTTCCGGCCGCGCGATGCGGCGTCCACCGACATGAAGGCGCTGTTGGCCGCCGGCTGGTCGAATACCGGCATCGTCACGTTCTCTCAACTTGTCGCATTCCTGTCGTTCCAGGTGCGGGTCGTCAGCGGCTTGCGCACGCTCGCCGCAGCGAACGCATAA
- a CDS encoding NAD(P)-dependent oxidoreductase, protein MTETIGMLGIGIMGSAMAGNLIKAGFAVVGYDPVPAARDRLSDMGGKALSSPTDVAEAAVISFASLPGSAALAEAAVSVAGARGSGQILIECSTLPLSAKREAFAVMERAGKILLDCPVSGTGAQAATGDLVILGSGDEQAFKRCGPAFAGMSRRQVYLGRFGTGSIMKYIANHLVTIHNAAAAEAMLLGMKAGIDPGLVYDTLADSAGTSRMFQMRGPLMRDENYDNPTATIRTHLKDLSIISGFAAELGCTLPVYSAAEQLYHAGEALGFAARDTASVCAVLEHLNGFDRHSGADAPTLSSSQS, encoded by the coding sequence ATGACTGAAACGATCGGCATGCTTGGTATCGGGATCATGGGCTCCGCCATGGCGGGGAATTTGATCAAGGCCGGCTTTGCCGTGGTTGGCTACGATCCCGTGCCGGCGGCACGGGATCGCCTTTCCGATATGGGCGGCAAGGCGCTGTCGTCGCCGACGGACGTGGCGGAGGCCGCCGTGATCAGCTTTGCCTCGCTGCCTGGCAGCGCCGCGCTTGCGGAGGCCGCGGTGAGCGTTGCAGGCGCGCGTGGCTCCGGACAGATTCTGATCGAGTGCTCGACCCTGCCGCTCTCCGCCAAGCGTGAGGCCTTTGCCGTGATGGAGCGCGCTGGCAAGATCCTGCTCGATTGCCCCGTCAGCGGCACCGGTGCGCAGGCCGCAACCGGTGATCTCGTGATCCTCGGCAGCGGTGATGAGCAGGCGTTCAAACGTTGCGGGCCGGCCTTCGCCGGGATGTCGCGGCGTCAGGTCTATCTCGGCCGGTTCGGCACCGGCAGCATCATGAAGTACATCGCCAATCACCTCGTCACGATCCACAATGCTGCCGCGGCGGAGGCGATGCTGCTCGGCATGAAGGCCGGGATCGACCCAGGCCTGGTCTACGATACGCTCGCTGACAGCGCAGGGACCTCACGCATGTTCCAGATGCGCGGGCCGCTGATGCGGGACGAGAATTACGACAATCCGACCGCGACCATTCGAACCCACCTGAAGGATCTCTCCATCATCTCGGGCTTTGCCGCCGAGCTCGGATGCACCCTGCCGGTCTACTCGGCGGCCGAGCAGCTCTATCATGCGGGCGAGGCGCTCGGCTTTGCTGCGCGCGATACCGCGTCGGTCTGCGCCGTGCTAGAGCATTTGAACGGTTTCGACCGTCATAGTGGCGCCGATGCGCCCACACTTTCGTCCTCCCAATCGTAA
- a CDS encoding amino acid ABC transporter substrate-binding protein, which translates to MFPLTGLRGVALALSTMIAALYAPTDAARAADPIKIGFGIQLTGPLAGNGKAALLGAQIWADEVNKAGGLIGRQVELVPYDDQSNPGLVPGIYSKLLDVDKVDLLLSNNTNQTAPAMPTIIQHKRLIMGMFALAINEQFKYPGYFQIQPYGPNGKDSLTRGFFENAIAMNPKPTTVALVGADAEFSKNALEGARMQAKRLGLTVVYDKVYPPTTVNFTPVLKALQATSPDLVFVASYPSDTVGIIRTAHEINLEPKVFGGAMVGTQYAAIKQQLGEALNGVVSFEQYIPEPTVKFPGIEDMLKKYQAKAAEVGVDALGYYVPAFVYSALQVLGEAVTKTGGVDQQKLISYIHGNTFQTVVGDIAFGPDGEWVEPRMFAVQFRNIKGNDIQQFTQAGKEVIIFPPKYKSGDLVYPFANAQKAAQN; encoded by the coding sequence ATGTTTCCGCTGACTGGCTTGAGGGGCGTCGCACTGGCGCTCTCGACAATGATTGCCGCGCTCTATGCGCCGACCGATGCGGCGCGTGCGGCGGATCCGATCAAGATCGGCTTCGGCATACAGTTGACCGGGCCGCTCGCCGGCAACGGCAAGGCAGCGCTGCTCGGCGCGCAGATCTGGGCCGACGAGGTCAACAAGGCGGGCGGCCTGATCGGCCGCCAGGTCGAGCTCGTGCCCTATGATGACCAGAGCAATCCCGGTCTCGTGCCCGGCATCTATTCCAAGCTGCTCGACGTCGACAAGGTCGACCTCTTGCTGTCGAACAACACCAACCAGACCGCGCCGGCGATGCCGACGATCATCCAGCACAAGCGGCTGATCATGGGCATGTTCGCGCTCGCCATCAACGAGCAGTTCAAATATCCCGGCTATTTCCAGATCCAGCCCTATGGGCCGAACGGCAAGGACTCGCTGACCCGCGGCTTCTTCGAGAATGCGATCGCGATGAACCCGAAGCCGACCACGGTGGCGCTGGTCGGCGCGGATGCGGAGTTCTCCAAGAACGCGCTGGAAGGTGCCCGCATGCAAGCCAAGCGGCTGGGCTTGACCGTCGTCTACGACAAGGTCTATCCGCCAACGACGGTGAATTTTACACCGGTGCTGAAGGCGCTGCAGGCGACGTCGCCGGACCTGGTGTTCGTCGCATCCTATCCGTCCGATACGGTCGGCATCATCCGCACCGCGCACGAGATCAATCTCGAGCCAAAGGTGTTCGGCGGCGCCATGGTCGGCACCCAATATGCTGCGATCAAGCAGCAGCTCGGCGAGGCCCTCAATGGCGTCGTCTCCTTCGAGCAGTACATCCCCGAGCCGACCGTCAAATTCCCCGGCATCGAGGACATGCTGAAGAAGTACCAGGCCAAGGCGGCGGAGGTCGGCGTCGACGCGCTCGGCTACTACGTGCCGGCGTTCGTCTACTCGGCGCTTCAGGTTCTGGGTGAAGCCGTGACCAAGACCGGCGGTGTCGATCAGCAGAAGCTGATCAGCTACATCCATGGCAACACGTTCCAGACCGTGGTCGGCGACATCGCCTTCGGTCCCGATGGCGAGTGGGTCGAGCCGCGGATGTTCGCGGTGCAGTTCCGCAACATCAAGGGCAACGATATCCAGCAGTTCACCCAGGCCGGCAAGGAAGTGATCATCTTCCCACCGAAGTACAAGTCCGGCGACCTGGTCTATCCCTTCGCCAACGCCCAGAAGGCCGCGCAGAACTGA
- a CDS encoding branched-chain amino acid ABC transporter permease: protein MSNGRFILLACLVGVALVVASLFVTNEYYVFAAYFVLQYVVLATAWNILGGYVGYVNFGTTAFLAIGLYSAAALNKWLDLPIPVLIPIAGVLCGAVGLAMGYLTIRLRGVYFTIATLALSVVVQTFITNWDYVGGSRGIYIMRPTDVPVFGSYVAYLFFLMTVLAVAAVVIARVIERSTFGFGLAAIRDDETAAAASGVPVLRLKLVAAAISGALMGMAGAPLPFYLTYVEPTSSFSLAYTVNSVAMPLVGGTTSWLGPVIGAVLLGTMQQAMTVLISSSVNLLVVGVLLVIFVIAAPNGILGLIRSLGGKKVDPETNPLAAMLMTEKRSSQ from the coding sequence ATGTCGAACGGGCGCTTTATCCTGCTCGCCTGCCTGGTCGGCGTCGCGCTGGTCGTCGCCAGCCTGTTCGTGACCAACGAGTACTATGTGTTCGCGGCGTACTTCGTTCTTCAATACGTCGTGCTGGCGACGGCCTGGAATATCCTGGGCGGCTATGTCGGCTATGTCAATTTCGGCACGACGGCGTTCCTCGCCATCGGGCTCTACAGCGCGGCTGCTTTGAACAAGTGGCTCGACCTGCCGATCCCGGTGCTCATTCCGATTGCTGGCGTGCTCTGCGGCGCCGTTGGCCTCGCCATGGGGTATCTGACGATCCGGCTGCGCGGCGTCTACTTCACCATCGCAACGCTCGCGCTCTCCGTCGTCGTCCAGACCTTCATCACCAATTGGGACTATGTCGGCGGCTCGCGCGGCATCTACATCATGCGGCCGACCGATGTTCCGGTGTTTGGCAGTTATGTCGCCTATCTCTTCTTCCTGATGACGGTGCTGGCCGTCGCTGCCGTCGTCATTGCGCGCGTCATCGAGCGCTCGACCTTCGGCTTCGGCCTTGCTGCCATTCGCGATGATGAGACGGCGGCTGCCGCATCCGGCGTTCCGGTGCTGCGGCTCAAACTGGTCGCCGCCGCCATCAGCGGCGCCTTGATGGGCATGGCCGGCGCGCCGCTGCCGTTCTATCTGACCTATGTCGAGCCGACCTCCTCGTTTAGCCTCGCCTATACCGTCAACAGCGTCGCGATGCCGCTGGTCGGAGGTACCACGAGCTGGCTCGGGCCGGTGATCGGCGCGGTCCTGCTCGGCACCATGCAACAGGCCATGACGGTGCTGATCTCGTCGTCGGTCAATTTGCTCGTCGTCGGCGTGCTGCTCGTGATCTTCGTGATCGCCGCGCCCAACGGGATCCTGGGACTGATCCGCTCGCTCGGCGGCAAGAAGGTCGATCCCGAGACCAACCCGCTCGCCGCGATGCTCATGACAGAGAAGCGGAGCAGCCAATGA
- a CDS encoding MetQ/NlpA family ABC transporter substrate-binding protein gives METKMSFRPALILATVLAAWSAAAGAETIKIGVTPGPHAQIFEAVKPVAAKQGLDIQLIEFSDYVVPNAALDAGDIQANSFQNQPYLDNQKADRGYKIESVALTVNFPIGVYSKKHKSWADIPDGGKISIPNDPTNGGRVLLLLRDKGVIKLKDGTGFKPTVLDVTENPKKLKFIEVDAAQAPRALDDVDAAAINTNYATQAGLDPVKDPILREDPKGPYVNLIAVRAADKDKPWVKILVDSYHTAEVKEFILTKFKGAVLPSW, from the coding sequence ATGGAGACCAAGATGTCGTTTCGTCCCGCCCTGATCCTCGCAACCGTGCTCGCCGCATGGTCGGCTGCAGCCGGCGCCGAGACCATCAAGATCGGCGTGACACCGGGCCCGCACGCACAGATCTTCGAGGCGGTGAAGCCGGTTGCCGCCAAACAGGGGCTCGACATCCAGCTCATCGAGTTCTCCGACTATGTGGTGCCGAACGCGGCGCTCGATGCCGGCGATATCCAGGCCAATTCGTTCCAGAACCAGCCTTACCTGGACAACCAGAAGGCCGACCGCGGCTACAAGATCGAGTCGGTTGCGCTCACCGTGAATTTCCCGATCGGTGTCTATTCAAAGAAGCACAAGAGCTGGGCTGACATTCCCGACGGCGGCAAGATCTCGATTCCGAACGATCCGACCAATGGCGGCCGCGTGCTGCTGCTCTTGCGCGACAAGGGCGTGATCAAGCTGAAGGACGGTACCGGCTTCAAGCCGACCGTGCTTGATGTTACCGAGAATCCCAAGAAGCTGAAATTCATCGAGGTCGATGCGGCCCAGGCGCCGCGCGCGCTCGACGACGTCGATGCAGCCGCGATCAACACCAATTATGCAACCCAGGCGGGCCTCGATCCGGTCAAGGATCCGATCCTGCGCGAGGACCCGAAGGGCCCCTATGTCAACCTGATCGCGGTGCGCGCCGCCGACAAGGACAAGCCCTGGGTCAAGATCCTGGTCGACAGCTACCACACGGCGGAGGTGAAGGAGTTCATCCTCACCAAGTTCAAGGGCGCGGTGCTGCCGAGCTGGTAG
- a CDS encoding alkylhydroperoxidase domain protein, which yields MSATVNPPVVFTQDELGWVSWIEPLPEAELTERHFNGLVDRARAKSEYFRLLVRDPEVLEARTKTDKDIFYNIADGLPRAERELAAAATSRYNGCIYCASVHARFASTYSKRREDVQKLLDEGVNADLGERWNAVVKASVALASTPIAFGPDNIKELRSAGLDDAEIVDVINGASFFNWANRLMLSLGEPSK from the coding sequence ATGAGCGCCACCGTCAATCCGCCCGTCGTATTCACCCAGGATGAGCTTGGCTGGGTCTCCTGGATCGAGCCGCTGCCCGAGGCCGAGCTGACCGAGCGGCATTTCAATGGCCTGGTCGATCGCGCCCGCGCCAAGTCGGAATATTTCCGTCTGCTGGTGCGCGATCCCGAGGTGCTGGAAGCCCGCACCAAGACCGACAAGGACATCTTCTACAACATCGCCGACGGCCTGCCGCGCGCCGAGCGTGAGCTCGCGGCGGCGGCGACCTCGCGCTACAACGGCTGCATCTATTGCGCCTCGGTGCATGCGCGCTTCGCCAGCACCTATTCCAAGCGCCGCGAGGACGTGCAGAAGCTGCTCGACGAAGGCGTCAACGCCGATCTCGGCGAACGCTGGAACGCCGTGGTCAAGGCTTCGGTGGCGCTTGCGTCGACGCCGATCGCGTTCGGCCCCGACAATATCAAGGAGCTGCGCAGTGCGGGCCTCGACGATGCCGAGATCGTCGACGTCATCAACGGCGCCTCGTTCTTCAACTGGGCGAACCGGCTGATGCTGTCGCTCGGTGAACCCTCGAAATAG
- a CDS encoding ABC transporter ATP-binding protein, protein MASSLRIDSINAGYGSVRVLHNVSMNVAPRETVTLLGTNGNGKSTLIKTIMGVVRPSSGRIVATIDGKDHDLIGKETEEIIDLGVALVPEGRRLFPRLTVEENLLLGAYRPTARARLKDNMAYCYEAFPRLAERRTQLAGTMSGGEQQMLALGRALMSAPSILIVDEPSVGLAPLFVSRTIDMIAQLKERYHLTVLMAEQNFTQAMRIADKGYVIVHGEIAFRGESPEEMRQSDLIRQHYLGM, encoded by the coding sequence TTGGCCAGTAGCCTTCGCATCGACAGCATCAATGCCGGCTACGGCTCTGTCCGCGTCCTCCACAACGTGTCCATGAACGTCGCGCCGCGTGAGACGGTGACCCTGCTCGGCACCAACGGCAACGGCAAGAGCACGCTGATCAAGACCATCATGGGCGTGGTGCGGCCGAGCTCGGGACGTATCGTCGCGACCATCGACGGCAAGGACCATGATCTCATCGGCAAGGAGACCGAGGAGATCATCGACCTCGGCGTCGCGCTGGTGCCAGAGGGCCGTCGGCTGTTTCCGCGCCTCACGGTCGAGGAGAATCTTCTGCTGGGTGCCTATCGTCCGACAGCGCGGGCGCGGCTGAAGGACAACATGGCCTATTGCTACGAGGCGTTCCCGCGGCTGGCCGAACGCCGCACCCAGCTCGCCGGCACCATGAGCGGCGGGGAGCAGCAGATGCTGGCGCTGGGGCGCGCGCTGATGTCGGCGCCGAGCATTTTGATCGTCGACGAGCCGTCGGTGGGCTTGGCCCCGCTGTTCGTCAGCCGCACCATCGACATGATCGCGCAGCTCAAGGAACGCTATCACCTGACCGTGCTGATGGCGGAGCAGAACTTCACGCAGGCGATGCGGATCGCCGACAAGGGCTATGTGATCGTCCACGGCGAGATCGCCTTCCGGGGCGAAAGCCCGGAAGAGATGCGGCAGAGCGATCTGATACGACAGCATTACCTCGGCATGTAG
- a CDS encoding TetR family transcriptional regulator — MRYDKGRKDETRRHILDVASAQFRESGIAAVGLAGIMSEAGLTNGAFYSHFASKEELVREVLTDALTRREERHKANLENGVALETTIRDYLSTRHRDRAGSGCPTAALVAEIARHPKATRDAFTGKVADIIVLMAEQIRPGSAKERRRKAITIYSTMVGALQLARAVNDKALSDEILENAVEAAIAIANDR; from the coding sequence ATGCGCTACGACAAGGGACGCAAGGACGAAACCCGCAGGCACATCCTCGATGTGGCCTCCGCGCAGTTCCGCGAGAGCGGAATAGCCGCGGTCGGCCTCGCCGGCATCATGTCGGAGGCGGGCCTCACCAATGGCGCCTTCTACTCTCACTTTGCCTCCAAGGAGGAGCTGGTGCGGGAGGTGCTGACCGATGCACTCACCCGGCGCGAAGAGCGGCACAAGGCCAATCTGGAAAACGGCGTCGCGCTCGAAACCACGATCCGCGATTATCTCTCGACGCGGCATCGCGACCGCGCCGGCAGCGGCTGCCCGACCGCGGCGCTGGTCGCCGAAATCGCACGGCATCCAAAGGCGACGCGCGATGCCTTCACCGGCAAGGTCGCCGATATCATCGTGCTGATGGCGGAGCAGATCAGGCCAGGCTCCGCGAAGGAGCGCCGGCGCAAGGCGATCACGATCTATTCGACCATGGTCGGCGCACTTCAGTTGGCGCGCGCGGTCAACGACAAGGCTTTGTCTGACGAGATCCTGGAGAATGCGGTGGAAGCGGCGATTGCGATTGCCAACGACCGCTAA
- a CDS encoding MATE family efflux transporter, with the protein MSVEDVAAPPLSAIEPPARSAAAPRSVPTPADQRRAALLTAPILPTLLKLALPTVTVLVAQTAVNIAEAYYVGYLGTDALAGAALVFPIFMLMTMMSNGGFGSGVASSVARAVGAGRRDDADAALFHAIVLAIIAGALFTLGVRLGGPALFRALGGRDGALDAAITYSSYLFAGAIPVWIVNLQAAALRGSGNVKVPALVTLIGAIVTIPVSPLLIFGFGPVPSLGIGGAGIAFGLYYGAAMLFLLRYMSSGASGLRLHITPLRARIFGDMLKVGIPTAFNAVLTNLTVILVTGAVGLFGTSALAGYGIASRLDYIMIPLLFGISTATLTMVGVNMGAGQTARAQRIGWVSGAAGLIMTGSIGLLVAIFPTAWLHLFSHDADVVSEGMTYLRIVAPAYAALGFGFVTSFAAQGTGRAMGPLLSAVARILIAAGGGWTAVAYFGAGMTGLAAMVTVSLAAYAVICVLIMLSPSTWRAAPH; encoded by the coding sequence ATGTCAGTCGAGGACGTCGCCGCACCGCCCTTGTCCGCGATCGAGCCCCCGGCGCGCAGCGCGGCCGCGCCTCGCAGCGTGCCGACCCCGGCCGATCAGCGGCGCGCCGCGCTTCTGACGGCACCGATCCTGCCGACCTTGCTCAAGCTAGCGTTGCCGACCGTGACCGTGCTGGTGGCGCAGACCGCGGTCAACATCGCGGAGGCCTATTATGTCGGCTATCTCGGCACCGATGCACTGGCCGGTGCTGCGCTGGTGTTTCCGATCTTCATGCTGATGACCATGATGTCGAATGGCGGGTTCGGATCCGGCGTCGCGTCGTCGGTGGCGCGTGCCGTCGGCGCCGGCCGCCGCGACGATGCGGATGCGGCGCTGTTCCACGCCATCGTGCTGGCGATCATCGCGGGCGCGCTGTTCACGTTGGGGGTGCGCCTCGGTGGTCCGGCGCTGTTCCGCGCGCTCGGCGGCCGCGACGGCGCACTCGACGCCGCCATCACCTATTCGAGCTATCTGTTTGCAGGCGCAATTCCGGTCTGGATCGTCAACCTTCAGGCGGCCGCGCTGCGTGGCTCGGGTAACGTCAAGGTACCGGCGCTGGTGACGCTGATTGGCGCGATCGTGACGATCCCGGTGTCGCCGCTGCTGATCTTCGGCTTCGGGCCCGTCCCAAGTCTCGGCATCGGCGGCGCCGGCATTGCCTTCGGCCTCTACTACGGCGCGGCCATGCTGTTCCTGCTGCGCTACATGTCCTCGGGGGCATCAGGCCTGCGGCTGCACATCACGCCGCTGCGCGCAAGGATCTTCGGCGACATGCTGAAGGTCGGCATCCCCACCGCGTTCAACGCCGTGCTGACCAACCTCACCGTAATCCTCGTCACCGGTGCGGTCGGCCTGTTCGGCACGTCCGCGCTCGCCGGATACGGTATCGCCTCGCGGCTCGACTACATCATGATCCCGCTGCTGTTCGGCATCAGCACGGCGACGCTGACCATGGTTGGCGTCAACATGGGCGCGGGCCAGACCGCGCGGGCGCAAAGGATCGGCTGGGTCAGTGGCGCTGCGGGCCTGATCATGACCGGCTCGATCGGCCTGCTGGTCGCGATCTTTCCGACGGCCTGGCTGCATCTTTTCAGCCACGATGCGGACGTGGTGAGCGAGGGCATGACTTATTTGCGCATCGTGGCGCCGGCCTATGCCGCGCTGGGCTTCGGCTTCGTCACGTCGTTCGCCGCGCAAGGCACCGGCCGGGCGATGGGTCCTCTGCTGTCCGCGGTCGCGCGCATCCTGATCGCGGCCGGGGGCGGCTGGACCGCGGTGGCGTATTTCGGCGCGGGAATGACCGGGCTTGCTGCCATGGTGACGGTATCGCTCGCCGCCTATGCCGTCATCTGCGTTCTGATCATGCTGTCGCCATCGACCTGGCGCGCCGCGCCACACTGA
- a CDS encoding ABC transporter ATP-binding protein — MTIEASAATTNELILDARGVTKRFGGFVALNNVDLAVRPGERLGLIGPNGSGKSTLTNCLCGALKTDGGSISFAGRVIDNLSSYQRARLGLGRSFQLPRPFHSLSLLDNLRIPLVYAVNARGGTNLTEQQIRARSTELLGEFGLGGKLHRLPGDLTQVEMRKLELARAMATDPTLLVSDEALAGLSHSEVNEILALLLALNKRGVAVIFIEHIMRAVMAFSERLVVLVAGEKIADGAPKDVIADERVIGAYLGQ; from the coding sequence ATGACGATCGAGGCGAGCGCTGCGACAACCAACGAGCTGATCCTCGACGCCCGCGGCGTCACCAAGCGGTTCGGTGGTTTCGTCGCGCTGAACAATGTCGACCTCGCGGTCCGGCCCGGCGAGCGGCTCGGCCTGATTGGCCCGAACGGCTCCGGCAAGAGCACGCTGACCAACTGCCTGTGCGGCGCCCTGAAGACGGATGGTGGCTCGATATCGTTCGCGGGCAGGGTGATCGACAATCTCTCGTCCTATCAGCGCGCACGGCTCGGGCTCGGCCGCAGCTTCCAGCTGCCGCGGCCGTTTCACAGCCTGTCGCTGCTCGACAATCTCCGCATCCCGCTGGTCTATGCGGTGAATGCGCGAGGCGGCACGAATCTGACGGAACAGCAGATCCGCGCGCGCAGCACCGAACTGCTCGGCGAGTTCGGCCTCGGCGGCAAGCTGCATCGGTTGCCCGGCGATCTGACCCAGGTCGAGATGCGCAAGCTCGAGCTCGCGCGCGCCATGGCCACGGACCCGACACTGCTGGTGTCGGACGAGGCGCTCGCGGGCCTGTCGCATTCAGAAGTCAATGAGATCCTGGCGCTGCTGCTCGCGCTCAACAAGCGCGGCGTCGCCGTGATCTTCATCGAGCACATCATGCGTGCGGTGATGGCGTTCTCGGAGCGTTTGGTGGTGCTGGTGGCCGGTGAGAAGATCGCGGACGGCGCACCAAAGGACGTCATCGCCGACGAGCGGGTGATAGGGGCGTATCTTGGCCAGTAG